One Archangium violaceum genomic window, GGCGGCTCGGGCTCCTGGTTTCGTGAAAGGTTTTTCGGGATTCCTCTCGACGTGCGGTCCTGCGGAGTTTGCCGTGCGAGAGCGGAGGGCTGGGAATTCACGCGGCGGAAGTCAATCACTTTCAGCGGGGGTCTTGACGTGGATCCAGCGAGTGTGTTTCCTACTGAATGCAAGGGATTGGGGATCTCGAAGGGGAAATCCATGCATTCGATCACGAAGAAGCCGATGGCGCGTCCGCTGGGAGCCCCGGCTTCATCGGTCACGGGTCCATACTCGGGGTACTCGCTCCAGGGTCGGAGTGGCATCCAGGTGGTGCTGCCAGAGCTGGGGCGGGTGCTGGGCCGCGCGACGTTGTTGAGCCCCACCGAGGTATGGGCCCAGACCGAGTGCGAGCCGGACCTGTTGTCGCGCGAGCGGACGCTGCGCATCGGTCTGGAGGTGGGCGGGACGGTCCTCGGTCCCTTCTCGGGCGAGGCGCGGTGGAGTGGCGCCGGGGTGACGGGCGGCGCGCTGGCAATCCAGCTCGTCGACATCTCCCGGGAGCAGGGCGGGCAGATCCTCTCCCTGCTGGAGGACGCGCTGCGCCAGGGCAGCGCCGCGCCCGTGGCCTCGCCCCTGCCGGTGCAGGAGGAGATCTCCAGCGGCGAGCGCATCCAGTCCATCCTCACGGCGATCTCCGCCATGGCGAACAAGGGGGTGCTGCGCCGGCCGGGACAGCTGGTGCGGGTCTCGCTGGAGCGCGTGGACGCGGAGCAGGGCCTGCTGTACTGGCGCTGCGCCGAGCCGGACTCCGGGTGGGGCGAGTCGCCCTACGAGCTCGAGCTGGTGGGTTACAACTCGGCCTACCGGATGCGCCTGGAATCCCCCGTTGCTCGAGGCGAGTGGCTGGTGACGCCGCTGCCCGAGCGCTTGCGGCGGGTGCGCCACCGGTGGCACCGCCGGTTGCCGGCGCCCGCGGGGCTGCGGGCCTGCTTCGAGCATCCGCTGTGGAAGGAGTTGGGGCGGCGCGAGCGAGAGGTCGTCGACTTCTCCTTCTCCGGATTGGGCCTTCTGGTCGATGCAGAGGACCTGGTCTTCCCGGGGCTCTTCCTGCCGCTCGAGCTGGAGACGGCTGACGGCGAGCGCATCTCCCTGAGCGGAGAGGTGCGGTACGTGTCGTTCGCCTCGCGGGAGGGGCGCAGGGTGTGTGGTCTGGAGGTGAGGCCGAGCACGGAGCGGGACGAGGTCCCGTGGATGCGCTTCGTCTCCCAGTCGCTCTGCCCCTCCACGCGCACCAGCGAGACGCTGCTCGAGCCGCTGTGGGATTTGTACGCCGCCTCGGGTTACTTCAACCTGGCGGGCAAGACGGCCGAGCACTTCGCGGAGATCCGCCGGGACTTCATCGACCTTGGCCTGCGCGCGGGGAAGCTGCCCCAGCTCTTCTGCCAGACGGTGTGGCCCTCGGAGCGGGGCGTGGAGGCGTCGCTCTCCTCGCTCAAGGCCTATCGTCACTCCTGGCTGGTCCATCAGCTGGGGCGCAGGCCCGGGAAGTCGGCCAACGCGCCCGCGGTACCGGGGCAGATCCTCCGCGACACCTACCTGCGCACGCTGGAGCACTCGCAGGGGGACTCGGAGTTCCGGTGGATGATGGCCTACGTCGAGTCGACCGTGCCGTGGATTCACCGGACGCACCTGCGCTTCGCCCAGCGGATGCAGTCGAGCGGGCAGTCGCTGGTGATGGATCTGCGGATGATGGACGTGGAGTGCAACGAGCCGAGCGGCCTGCCCGTGGGGGACCTGGACATCGGGCCCGCGTCGATGGGGGAGAAGGACCTGTTGGCCAGGGAGATCGCCCGCACCCGCCCGGCCTGCTACGTCGAGGCACAGGACTTCACCCGTGACCGCCTTGAGATGGGGGGCGTGTCCCAGCTCTGGCAGGGCGCGGGGCTGGAGCGTGAGCGGCGGATCCTCGTGGCACGCCGGCAGGGCCTCCCCCTGGCCGCGCTGGTGCTCGAGCTGGGACACCCCGGGACGAACCTCTTCCGCCTGCTCGACTCCGCGCGCCTGTTCCCGCTCTCTCCGCGGGGGCGTGAGGCCTACGTGGCGCTGCTGGACGAGGCTCGCCGCTGGTTCACGAGCCGGGGGCGCAGTGCCTTCGTCTACCTGTGCGAGGACGACGGCGCCTACGCGCACGCGGCCCGTCTGCACGACGACCCCTCGGCACAGCCCTGTCTGTGGATCATCCCCGCCTCGCACATTCCCGACTTCCTGGAGCACATCCAGGAGCAATCCCTTGGACGTTCACCTTCATCACGAGCCGCAAAGGAGTAACACCATGGAGCTGCTGAAGAAGCTGTATGAGCCTCACACCCTGCTGGCGCGCAGCCGTCTCGATTCCGATTCCTCCCTGCGCCGGCTCCTGGATCCCTCCATCAAGCCCGTGGTGCTGGAGCGCTTCCTCATCGAGTGGATGGCTCGCGGGGCGTACATGACCGAGCCGGTGGACGGGTGGATCCGCCGCACGGGCCAGCGTTGCATCGAGCTGGGTATGGAGAAGCTCGGCCAGTCGCTCACCATCCATGCGAAGAGTGAAACGGGCCACCACCTGATGACGATCGACGACGCCCGCTCCCTGGTGGCGCACTGGAACACGCGGCACACGCCCACGCTGAACGTCGAGGAGCTGCTCACGCAGAAGCCCACCGAGTCCATGAAGGAGTACCGCCAGCTGCATGAGGAGACCATCGAGGGGCTGAACCCGGTGGGGCAGATCGCCATCGAGCGGGAGATCGGCTACCTGGCGGTGTACTACGTGCCTCGGGTGATGCAGCAGGTGGAGGCGGTCCTCGGCAAGGAGGTGTACGACAAGCTCACCTTCCTGAACGAGCACGCGGCCGTGGACGTGGGCCATAACCTGCTCAACGAGAAGATGCTGGAGGAGGCCATCTCCCGCTCGCCCGACCACGCGCGCATCTACGCGGAGATCGGCTCCCGGGCCCTGACCACCTACATCCGCTTCCTGGGTGACTGCCTTCAGATGGCGGAGGATCAGCTGGCCCCGTTGCGTGCCGTGGCGTGATGCGTCGAACCTCCTGTTGGCGCGTACATGCAAGCAGTTGGCGGTTGTCCTGAAGTCCCCCGCTTGCTGGCTCTCCCCGTGAAACCTCTGATACAGGCAAACCCCAGAGGGTTTGTCTGTCCAAGGGAGGGAGAGCTTCATGTCGTCATGGAATGGGAGCAGACGTGCCGCCACCATGTGGGCGGCCGTATTGCTGGTCGTATCCGTCGCCACGGGATGTGGAAAGCAGGAGGGTGTTGACCAGGGCGGGAGCGCGCAGGTCCAGGTCACGCTGTCACAGGAGCTCTCGAGCGCGGACGTGAAGGGGGTCCGTGTCGAGGTCCGGGGCCCTGGCATCTCGTCGCCCCTCTCGACCGAGCTGGTCCCGTCGGGGAGCGCGTGGCAGGGAACCCTCGGCGGCATCCCCTCGGGCACGGAGCGCGTCTTCGAGGCCTTCGCGTACGACGCGGCCGGGGCGGTCCTCTACCGGGGAAGCTCGAGCCCCACCTCGGTGGGCGCGGGGGCCACGGTGAGCGTCCTCCTGACGCTGCAGCAGGTGTCGCGCCCGCCTCCCTACGAGAACGAGCCACCGCGGATCGACTCCGTCGTGGTGTCCGCCACCACGGTGCACCCGGGCGGTTCCGTCAGCCTGAGGGTCACCGCGCATGATCCCAACGGAGACGCGCTGAGCTACGCCTGGACGGCGGCGGCGGGCTTCTTCAGCTCCGCCTCCTCCGCGACGACCACCTGGACGGCGCCCCCCACCGAGGGCGTGCAGCGGCTCCAACTGGACGTGACGGACGCGAAGGGCACGAGCGTCTCCGTCAACTTCGACATCAGCGTGCAGCTCGATGGGGCCACCGGGAACGCCGATGTGTCGATCGGTTTCAACTCCTGGCCGCGGATCAGCACCATGCAGGGGACGCCGTCCGTCCTGGCGGAAGGCGGGACGACGGCGCTCTCCGTCACGGCCGTGGACGCCGAGGGCGATGCCCTGTCCTACTCCTGGAGCACCGAGTGCGTGGGCACCTTCTCCAACCCGGCGGCGAGCTCCCCGTCCTTCACCTTGAACGCGGTGCCGGCTTCCGGCCGTTGTGCCTTTCGGGTGACGGCCTCGGACGGGCGCGGGGGCCAGGGCGTGGGCACCCTCGTCCTCCAGGTGGGGACCACGCCGCGTGTCAACGTGGCTCCCCGGATCGACAGCTTCTGGCAGAGCGCCATCGAGGCCAACGGGGGTGAGGCCGTGACGCTGGGCCTCGCCGCGCACGATCCCGAGGGCAAGCCCGTGGTCTTCTCCTGGAGCACGACCTCCGGGACGCTCCGGCCGCCCCGGTGGACCGCCGGCTCGAGCGAGGTGGAGTGGGTGGCGCCGGTGTGCTTCGACCTGCCCGTGGCGATCACCGGCACCGTCACGGACGCGGATGGGGCCTCGGTGGGGTACACCTTCAACATCGCCCCGACCGAGAGCGCGAAGTGCGGGTCGTTCGCGGTGAGCGGCGTACGCAATACCCACTTCGTCCAGGCCGATGGCTCGGTCATCGTGCTTCCGGCCGACCTGTCCACGACGGTCATCGGCGCGTGGGTGCCCACCCTGGATGGTTCGAGCTACGTCTACCGCTCCGGCTCCGGCCAGGCCAACGGCACCTTCCTCATTCCCGGCGTGGAGCGGACTCCGTACTTCCTCCAGTTCGGTGCCACCTACCTGTGGACCCACAGCCGGAACGTCGATCTCAGCGCCGCCACACTGGGCCGCCCCGACGTGGTGGAGGAGTCCGCGGGGACCCGGCTCGCCATCCAGCTCCATGGGCTCTCCCCCTGGCAGGTCTCGGATGACCTGCAGCTCCACTCGACGGGCGCGGGCATCGGCTACTTCACGAGGGCCTGCTCCTCGCCGAACCTGGAGCCCCTGGAGGGCACCACGGTCTACATGGACGACATCGACTACGGAGCGTCCCTCGGGAACTGCGGGGCCGCGCCCGCCCGGATCGAGCCGGCCAAGGGGGATTTCGTCTACGTCACCCAGAACGTGCTCCGCTTCGACATGGACGCGGGGCTCTCCTCGGGGCTGGCGATCAACGAGGCCCGCCTGGGCACCCAGATCCACGACGTGGGCTCGACCGACGGTGGACCGGACGGTGGTTCGTTCGATGGCGGCTCGTTCGATGGCGGGAGTGTCGACGCGGGGTCCTCCGGGCCGGGGACGATCCTGTTGAAGGGCACGCTGTGGCCCCTGCCGACCACGAGGCAGGCCTTCGATTTCCGCGCGTCGCAGTTCGAGACCCTGGCGCTCGCCTCTCATCCCAGCGCGACGCTGAATGACGAGCTCGTGAACGTTGGGACCCTGCCGCGCTTCTCGGAGTACGGCCAGTACGATGGCTACCCGGATCTCGCCCTCGCCACCAACTACGAGCCCGGGCAGGGCGACTTCCGCGTGGTCCTGCAGTACGGCAACCCGTACCCGAGCCACTGGCAGCGGATCGTCACCGCCCAGGCGAGCGCGCTCGTTCCCTTCTCGCTCACCCGGGCCGATGGAAGCACGACCCGTACGGCCTATTACCAGGCGGCGGCCTACTCGCAGGTTCAGATGATGGATGGGGTGACGCAGACGCTCGTGCCCCAGGTGGGCCCACCCCGCGACCTGCGCATCAACGGCGCGAGCGCGACGGGGAACCTCTCGGGCGTGGGGCCGACTCCGCTGGTGAGCTGGACGGGGCCGGCTCTGGGCACCCCGACCCGTTACCTGGTGCGGCTCTACGAGCTGGCCGCCACGTCCACCGGTGGCACGTCCCGGAGACAGGTGGGCTTCTTCTACACGACGCAGACCCAGTTCCGCCCCCCGCCCGGCTTCCTCGTCTCCGGGAGGACCTACATGATCCTGCTGTACGCGTACTCCATGCCGGGCGCGAACCCGGATCTGCCGTTCGTGAACGGGCCGAGCTATCACTACGCCTCGGCGTTCACGGGCACGTTCCAGCCCTGAGCCGTTCCGCCCACCGGAGGGCCTGACGCGCTCCGGTGGGCCTCCGACCGTCGACGCTCGTCACCTTGCTCTCCGCGCGAGCGTCGACGCGTTGTGTTGATTGGAAAACAAAGTTGGTGGATGCTCTCGACCCATCCATCACGCCCGTGTCTCGCGGACGTCTGGGTAAGGAGTCAATGTCTTACACGCGGTGAAGACTCTCTCGCCGATCTGGGCCTGGCCCGGATTGGCGCAACGGGAGAGCCGCGTCTCGAAAAGAACCGTTCCACTTCCTGTCTGTCTTTCATTTCCCGGAGAGCCGTAACTTGAAGAAGACCCTGCTGTTGGCCGAAGCGCTGATCGTCCTCGCTGGTGCTGGCTGTGGAAACCCCGATGACATGGTTTCCAACGAGCCGTCCGAGACATTGGGAGTCGCCTCCGACTCGCTGACAGTGCAGAACTGCGTCCCCCTCTCCGCGCTCTCGGTGTTGGCCTCGGGTGATGATGGTGCGGGCAGCGTGGCGACCAATACGATGGACGACAAGCTCGACACGCGCTGGAGCGGCCCCGGCAAGGGCGCGTGGATCGACTATGATCTGGGCTCGGTCAAATCCATCTCGGGTGCGGCCATCGCGTGGCACCAGGGCAACACGCGCGCCAGCACCTTCACGATGTCCGTCTCCTCGGACGGGATGAGCTATACGCAGGTCTACTCCGGCAGGAGCAGTGGCACGACGACTGCGGCGGAGACGTATGCCTTCACCGCGCGCAGCGCGCGCCGCCTGCGCATCACCGTCAACGGCAACACCGTGAACGACTGGGCGAGCATCACCGAGGCCCGCGTGTGCGGGGCTTCCTCGACGGGCTCCGGCGTGGTGTGGCGCGGCGACTTCGAGACGGGTGACCGCACCCAGTGGAGCAAGACGCAGATGGTCAGCGCGGACCGGCTGCAGGTGATTGCCTCTCCGACGCGGCAGGGAGGCTACGCCCTCAAGGCCACGGTGCGTCAGGGCGACAACCCCATCAGCTCCAGCGGCAACCGCAACGAGCTGGTGCGGATGACGAACGAGAAGGAGGGCGACGAGTTCTTCTACCGCTGGAGCACGATGTTCGCCTCGAACTACCCGAGCGCGAACACCTGGCAGCTCTTCACCCAGTGGCACCACAGCGGTGACAGCGGCTCTCCGCCGGTGGAGTTCTACGTCAACGGCGAGACCATCTACCTGCGCGTCCAGGGCAGCACCGTGGTGTGGAGCACGAAGCTGGTGCGCGGGCAGTGGCAGGACTTCATCTTCCACGTGAAGTGGTCGGCGAAATCGAGCGTCGGCTTCATCGAGCTGTACCACAACGGACAGCTCGTCCTGCCCAAGCGCAACGTCGCCACCCTGTACTCGGGGCAGACCAAC contains:
- a CDS encoding Ig-like domain-containing protein; its protein translation is MSSWNGSRRAATMWAAVLLVVSVATGCGKQEGVDQGGSAQVQVTLSQELSSADVKGVRVEVRGPGISSPLSTELVPSGSAWQGTLGGIPSGTERVFEAFAYDAAGAVLYRGSSSPTSVGAGATVSVLLTLQQVSRPPPYENEPPRIDSVVVSATTVHPGGSVSLRVTAHDPNGDALSYAWTAAAGFFSSASSATTTWTAPPTEGVQRLQLDVTDAKGTSVSVNFDISVQLDGATGNADVSIGFNSWPRISTMQGTPSVLAEGGTTALSVTAVDAEGDALSYSWSTECVGTFSNPAASSPSFTLNAVPASGRCAFRVTASDGRGGQGVGTLVLQVGTTPRVNVAPRIDSFWQSAIEANGGEAVTLGLAAHDPEGKPVVFSWSTTSGTLRPPRWTAGSSEVEWVAPVCFDLPVAITGTVTDADGASVGYTFNIAPTESAKCGSFAVSGVRNTHFVQADGSVIVLPADLSTTVIGAWVPTLDGSSYVYRSGSGQANGTFLIPGVERTPYFLQFGATYLWTHSRNVDLSAATLGRPDVVEESAGTRLAIQLHGLSPWQVSDDLQLHSTGAGIGYFTRACSSPNLEPLEGTTVYMDDIDYGASLGNCGAAPARIEPAKGDFVYVTQNVLRFDMDAGLSSGLAINEARLGTQIHDVGSTDGGPDGGSFDGGSFDGGSVDAGSSGPGTILLKGTLWPLPTTRQAFDFRASQFETLALASHPSATLNDELVNVGTLPRFSEYGQYDGYPDLALATNYEPGQGDFRVVLQYGNPYPSHWQRIVTAQASALVPFSLTRADGSTTRTAYYQAAAYSQVQMMDGVTQTLVPQVGPPRDLRINGASATGNLSGVGPTPLVSWTGPALGTPTRYLVRLYELAATSTGGTSRRQVGFFYTTQTQFRPPPGFLVSGRTYMILLYAYSMPGANPDLPFVNGPSYHYASAFTGTFQP
- a CDS encoding heparin lyase I family protein, producing MKKTLLLAEALIVLAGAGCGNPDDMVSNEPSETLGVASDSLTVQNCVPLSALSVLASGDDGAGSVATNTMDDKLDTRWSGPGKGAWIDYDLGSVKSISGAAIAWHQGNTRASTFTMSVSSDGMSYTQVYSGRSSGTTTAAETYAFTARSARRLRITVNGNTVNDWASITEARVCGASSTGSGVVWRGDFETGDRTQWSKTQMVSADRLQVIASPTRQGGYALKATVRQGDNPISSSGNRNELVRMTNEKEGDEFFYRWSTMFASNYPSANTWQLFTQWHHSGDSGSPPVEFYVNGETIYLRVQGSTVVWSTKLVRGQWQDFIFHVKWSAKSSVGFIELYHNGQLVLPKRNVATLYSGQTNYLKVGLYRNSSIAQEGVVYHDGWIQGRSLQDVQ